From the Thamnophis elegans isolate rThaEle1 chromosome 16, rThaEle1.pri, whole genome shotgun sequence genome, the window taaccctaaacccctcCCAGAGCACGGTGCTGATCCCGGGAATGTTGGAAAGCTGCTCCTTAGAGGAGTCAGGCGGATGTGGCCTCTCCTTGTCAGCCGGGCAGCTGCTCACACACCACCATGTCCCTTGAGGATAGGTTAGGACAGCCTGCCCTCGTCCGGCTCCAGCTTTCGATTGAAGCCAGCTTCTGGGGCATCTCCTGTGCCCTCTCTGCAGCCCCAAAGTAAATAACCCCCTTTCCGTATCGAGGAAGCAGGAAGCAGAGTAGAATCCGGATGGGTCAGAGTCCCGTCTGGATAGGTTTCTTCCCCGGATTAGAATAGATTTCCCTGCACCCTTGAAAGTCTTCCTCGGATTCCAGGGGGCCTCATTTTTTCCTTATGCCCTGAGGGCTAGAAACCTGTCTATAGTTCTAGCTCTCTGAAGGGGCTTTTGCCGCCTGTCCTGCAGGTGATCTTTGAGGCTCTTCAGGACGGCTTCCTGGGCAGCGTAGCTTTGGATGACCTCACAGTGACCCCTGGGGACTGCCCGGCCCAGAGGCACTGCTCCTTCGAGGCCGACGAATGCAGCTTCTCAGCCGCCAAGCAGCAAGCGTGGCAGCGGCAGAGTGGCGCCGGGGGCGGGGGCCCTCCCGTGGATCACACCCTGGGCGAGCCGAGAGGTAGCAGGCAGCAGAGTGCCTCTTTTGGTCCCCGGGGAGGGCGGGGCTTCGAAGCCCCCCAGGGAGACCTGAGAAACGCTTTGGGGTTCCTGCGAATGAGAGACGCCAGGTGTGGGGCCAAATTATAGCCTGGGTCAGGAAGGGAGAGGTAGCAGGTGCTTCCCTCCTAGCAGGTGCCAACCTTGGAGATCTTATTTTGGCCCTTTactgtttcccccacccccagggcaTTACTTGATCCTCCGCACTGGTGCAGACCGCCTCCCTTTGGGCCAGGTGACCGTCCTGCGCTCTCGCGCCTTCCCTCCTCTGCTGCGCACCCACTGTGTCTCCTTTTGGTACCACCTAAACGGCAGTGAGCCAGGTGAGCAGGCGGTGGCGCCATCTGCACTCTTGGGTGCAAGAGCCTGATTGATGGTGCCAAGAGGCCTAAGACCTCAACTCCCTTCCGGCCCCCTACAAGTACCACTGGCACTGCCCATCCCCAGAGACATTTGGGCTCTGGACTCTCCTGCCCTGTTGGTTGCTCCCCATAGGATCCTTGACTGCTTAcgtgaaggaggaagaagggaaggaagagggagcgGAGGCAGGGATGCTCAGCCCGGACCCGACACAGGGGGCAGCCTGGCGGTACGGCAGCTTTGTGGCAAAAGTCCGCAGGAGATGGCAGGTGGGCACGGTGGCTTTTTTGAACCCGAGCTGAATGTCTGGCTTGCCTGGAAACTGTCTGAGCTGGCCGGCCACGAGCCTCTTACGCCACCAGTGTCTTCCGTGTACAGGTGGCCTTCGCGGTGACAGGCGCTGGTGGAGAGCCAACCTCTTACATCGCCCTCGATGACATCTCTGTGAAGGAAGGCAACTGCTCTGAACCAGGTGAGGCACCTTGAGTCTCTCTCGCCGGCTCCCGTTTCCcctctttcagaaagaaaaaggaacgtCATGGGCACAGATGGGGAGGGGGCCCCATCTGGAAGCACACCAGACCAGAGCCAGGTTTCCTTTCTACTTGGAAATGTGGTTGGGGGGTAGTGCTGGGATTCGAAtaatttaagaaccggttctctgctctcatgatttcttccaacaaccagttcagcaaactgctcagaaacttaacaaccggttctcccgaaggggtgcgaattggctgaatcccaccactgttggggagggggggggagccaagGTCCAAGGTAACCGTGTGGTCCTTTCGGCCCAGGCTCTTGTGACTTTGAGTCAGGTCCCTGTGGCTGGAGCAAGCCTCACGGAGACGGCTACAGCTGGGACTGGAAGGAAGCAGCCACGCCGTTGCGCTCCCCATCTCCCGAGGAAGACCACACCCTCGGCACCAGGGCAGGTCAGCACTCAGTCCCTGGGCTCCCACGAGAGGGGCGTCAGCTGAGCCAGCAAAGGGGCTGCGAGGAGGAGTTGTGGGGGGGCTCCAGTTTGATGGGAATTGATCAAGCTTGCCTAAGTTTTGGGCTCTGACAATCCTCCTTATTTCAGGAGTTATTCAATAATCCCGACACAAGGAAACTGAAGGGAAATTTAAGTGGCTTAAATTCCCCCAGAAGAGCCGTaactctgcaggaggaggcctgGCCCACATTTCCTTCCTGCTGTTCACCTTTTCCTTTGTAGGTCACTATGCCTACGTTGACCTGGCAGTGCTGAGCTTGGGGAAGAGCACCGCACGCCTGGCGAGCGAGCCCCTGGCACCCACCACGGGCTCCTGCCTGAGCTTCCACTACCACATGGACTTCCTTGGCCACAGCTGTAAGTCAGGCGGAGGAGTccggtgggggagggaggagtcTGGCTCTCCAAGGCAGAGGGCAGAGAGAGGGTCTCCATGCTGACCTCGCCCTCCCCCCCCTTGCATTGCCAGCTCCTGCAGAGCTCAGAGTGAGGCTGACTGGGGCGCAGGGAGAAAGGGTCATCTGGAGCGCCAGAGGCCATCAGAGCCGGACCTGGATGAACGGAACGCTCCTGGTGACCAGCCCCGTGGAGTTCCAGGTAGCCTGGATTCAGCCTGGCCCTGAAGGAAGAGGTCTTGGAACCCGGCCTTTTGAGCCCCAGGCATCTGCCTCCCCTTGCCACTGCCTCTTCTGAATTAGGGGCCTCACCGCACCCCATATCGCGATGTTGCATGCAGTCTTTGGATGGGTCTCTTGGGCCCTCCATGAATCCCAGCCCTGCCTCTTCCCTGCCTCTCTCGCGGGTCGTGTCCTTCTGAGCCCAGCGCAGCTCTCTTCCCTTCAGATCGTCCTGGAGGCCAGCAGCGGAGCCTGGGAAAGCTCAGGGGTGATTGCGCTGGACGATCTCCACTACACAGCTGGGCTGGACTGTGCCTCTCCCCAGGCAGGCCCAGCGGAAGGTCAGGTTCTCTGCAAAGTCACAGCTGCGGGGCGATCCCTGCGGGGGCCACCCTCAGCTCTCACTGTTCCTTTTCACCTTGgcagagagcagcagcagcagcagccctctCCCAGTGTCGACCATCGCTGGGGTGGCTGGCGGGGTGACCGTCCTGTTGCTGCTGATCGCGGCCGGCTATTGCGTGTGGAAGAGGAGGGGCAGTGGGGAAAGGATGGAGGAGGAAGACGGCAACGGGCCCagttttgacaacatcacatttcgagatgtaaggggggggggggatgtggccGTCTGCTCTCCAGCCAGGCTACCTTAAACTGGGatgggtggctgggtgggagcTTCCTTTTGACCCTCCAAGCAGACCGTCTCCTCCCTCGAGGGAGGCAGTCTGTGCGGCTTCTCCCCAGGCTCTTGGCTGCCAGCTAAGGCCAGCCCGTCTCTGCTGCCCTTGGCTTCCAGGACAGAATCATCCTGCCCCAGATGGCTCCTGACCCAGCAACGTCCTAGGCCAGCCCCTGCCTTCCCTGCATCGGCCTCTGGCTCCGGAGGGACACCCGCAGCAACTGCAATAAAGGGGGCATCCTTGAGACACGGCTTGAGTCAGTCTCTCTTCTTGACCAGAGATAGGCAGACACCAAGGTTGGAACGTCCCACCTGTGGCTGCTCAGAAAgcatttcaccccccccccccaaggaaattAAAACGAACCCACTCCCAATAGGAGTGCCAGACACAGGAACACTGGGGTTGAATCTCTTGTGTGAACCCACTGGGATTCCAAGGACTCCTTACTCAGGTGGTCCTGCCTTCAAGGGCCACaaacagccccccctccccccaaaatctcAATCAGCACCCCCAAATAAGgtacttccttccctctctctgctGGAAAGAGCCTGGTGGGCGACTGTCgggatgtgcgtgtgtgtgtgtgtgtgtgtgtgagagagagagagagagagagagaaggcctgGACTTTCCCCCAAAAACTATCAGTTGGAGAAACATCTCCAAATGAAACACAAATGCAGGTGGTTGAAAGTCTAGATGAAAGCAGCTGCTGCGAAGGGCCCCGAAGCAACCCTGACTACTCTCCACCGTCATGGCCCCCTCCCCCTGAAACCGAGCCAGGAGAGCCGGCCTTGCTTCTTGGCACTCCTCCCCCTCCAAAAAGGCCCCGGGTGCTTCGGATCTTCCCCAAAGACGACGACGACAACTTTTATTTCGTGCCCCTGGCAGATTCAGATGCTTTTATTAGGATTTGGATACTTTTAAAAAGGAAGGCAGGAATGTTGGCTGTGAGAGGTGCGTTGATTCACAACGGGGTTGAGATTTTGGAGGTTTCAGGCCGGCAGAGAGACCCTGGCCACGCCAGAGGAGCCCACGGCCGGGCGAGATCAGTCGGGGCAAACTGATTTCGAGGCTTTGTCATCACTTCCCTTTGGGGGCCTTTTCGAGGGGCCGGCCGATGTCCCGCCCTCGCAACTTAAGGCCTGCAAAAGAGCAAAGGGAAGAGACTCAGTCGGGGACAGGCATTGGGGCAGCCTGGGGAGGATCTTGGCCGGCTGTGAAAGCACCTGCTGCTGCTGCCATCACAGGGGAGGCCTTGGGGAGCTCCTGCACCGTCATATGTGACCCGGTGTGCTGATGCCAAGCGGGGCACGAAGCCGGGCGCAGCTCAGCCCCACAGAGGCGGGTGGTGTGTTGTGGGTCTGGCACTCACCGATGGCCCTCTCGATCTTGCCCAGCACCTGGTTGTTGGGGATGGCCTTTCCGGACTCATAGTCTGCGATGACCTGGGGCTTCTCGTTGATTTTCTGCAGGGGGAGAGCCAGGCAGTTGCATGGAGCAGGAGGGACTGGTGGGGACGGGGCTTCACCTGGCCCCGGCCCTTCCGCCCCACCGGCCGCTTACCGTGGCCAGGTCCTTCTGGGTCAGGCCGTTGTTCTGCCGGCCCTGCTGGATGACCTTGCCCACCTCCAGCGGGACCCGGTCGTGGTGCAGCTCCTCGGTCTCGCGGTCCAGCTTGGCCGTGTTCTTGGTGATCGAGTGCTGCTTGTTCTGCCCTGCGGCCCCTGCGGGGGAaggagcagcggcggcggcggcggttggggaaggggccttgccTCGGAGGGGCTCCGGCCGCCCGCCCCCCGCCCGGGAAGAAGCCGGAGCGGCCTGGTTCAAGAGGGCGCCCTGGGCCCGCTCGCCCGCCGGCCACACCTACACTTTTTGGAGGTCTCCACGTCTTCGCCTTTCCTCTGCGCCGCCAGCACAGCCTGGAGAGCAACGGGAGCGTTACCGGCCCGTGGAAGGAGGCGACCCCGCCTTCTCCTCCGCCGGGCGCCTCCGGGAAAGCTGCGGGCCAGCCGAGCCCCCAGCCCGCAGGGGCCCTTCTCTCTTGGCCGGCAGGGGGCGCCCTACGGCCTCTCCGGCCCGGAACAAGGGAAAGGCGAGACGCGGCCCCTCCGCGGATCCCGTTCCGGGCCGGCGGGGTCTTTCCCGCCGACCACGAGCCGGAAGCAGCCCGACCATGGTGGAGAGGAAGGCCCGGGAGACGCCGCGACCGGAGCCCCTGGAAAGaagggctgggtgggcgtggctcccGATAGATAGACGTGGGCTCTACGCAGGCACTCCTCCCACCGGGAGCTGGGCGGGGATTGAAGAAGGTGCGCAGGCGCACTCCTGCCTAGCCTCACCTGCTTCGATTTGGCTTGAGCCGCGCTGGGCCCCTTCTTGCGCAGCACCGTCACCGTGTCCCAGTCGCTCTCCGCCATGGCGTCTCTGGTTCCTGCCTGCGCTTCTGCCGCCTCCTCTTCGCTGCTCAACCTCCGCAATAGGCCGTCTCTCTCCCCGTTCCCTCCCTCATCCCGTTTTTCCCTCGCGAGGGCGGAGCGCGCGGCGCCCTCATTGGGCCGTCCCGTCGCCACTCGAGGCCGAAATCTCAACGAGATTGGCTGAGGAGTAAGACTCCTCCCCCTCGATGGGGGCTCACGACGTCACAATAACTGTCACGCCTCCACACCGTCTGTTTTCGAGTCCTTTAATAGATCAGCTCTTTTGTCGATCAAGGCTCTCCGTCCTAGGATTGGCTGAGAGAAGGGAGTTTTCTGCAAGACCGTCCCTGGGAATTCTCCCAGAAACCCCTTCGTAATAGGTCGTACATCAAGCCGTTCATGATGTTGCCGTACGATTGGCTGGAATGACAAGAGGCGGTCCCCCTCCTCTTCAGAAGAAGGTGCAATAATCGGAAAGCGATGACAGCCGTCAGACTCTTTCTCaggagcatgcgcagaaggcgcCTGGCCGGCCGGTCAATGTCTTAGGCGAGAATCCAATTTTCCAGGGAAACTTCGCTTCTTCGGAATGACGCGCCGCCTGTCACCGCCGGACCGtctctgccctccctccctgcaggGATCGGCCCAGGACGGCGTACCATGAGGATTGGGGTTAGGGTACCTCAGCGACTCAACTCTTTTCTCTCAGCCGCGATTTAAGCTGCAGCCCCCCGAAAGGCGGATGAACCGTCGCGAACAACGAAGCTTCCTCTGGACGGGGAAGGG encodes:
- the EDF1 gene encoding endothelial differentiation-related factor 1, translated to MAESDWDTVTVLRKKGPSAAQAKSKQAVLAAQRKGEDVETSKKWAAGQNKQHSITKNTAKLDRETEELHHDRVPLEVGKVIQQGRQNNGLTQKDLATKINEKPQVIADYESGKAIPNNQVLGKIERAIGLKLRGRDIGRPLEKAPKGK